One genomic window of Micromonospora sp. WMMD1128 includes the following:
- the ruvC gene encoding crossover junction endodeoxyribonuclease RuvC: protein MRVLGVDPGLTRCGVGVVEGVPGRPCTLVAYYVVYTDPADELPMRLLHLDRSLTDLVAEHRPDAVAVERVFSQHNVRTVMGTAQASGVAVLAGARAGLPVTTYTPSEVKAAVTGSGQADKKQMTAMVTRLLRLAEPPRPADAADALALAICHVWRGGTRSKLAAAADQARRGGARR from the coding sequence GTGCGGGTGCTGGGCGTCGACCCGGGGCTGACCCGGTGCGGGGTCGGCGTGGTCGAGGGTGTGCCGGGCCGCCCCTGCACCCTGGTCGCCTACTACGTCGTCTACACCGATCCGGCCGACGAGCTGCCGATGCGCCTGCTGCACCTGGACCGTTCGCTCACCGACCTGGTCGCCGAGCACCGGCCGGACGCGGTGGCGGTGGAGCGCGTGTTCAGTCAGCACAACGTGCGTACCGTGATGGGCACCGCCCAGGCCAGCGGCGTGGCGGTGCTGGCCGGCGCGCGCGCCGGACTGCCGGTGACGACCTACACGCCCAGCGAGGTGAAGGCGGCGGTGACCGGTTCCGGTCAGGCCGACAAGAAGCAGATGACCGCCATGGTCACCCGGCTGCTGCGGTTGGCGGAGCCGCCGAGGCCGGCCGACGCCGCCGACGCGCTGGCGCTGGCCATCTGTCACGTCTGGCGCGGCGGCACCCGGTCCAAGCTGGCCGCCGCGGCCGACCAGGCCCGACGAGGAGGGGCGCGACGATGA